A region from the Aphis gossypii isolate Hap1 chromosome 1, ASM2018417v2, whole genome shotgun sequence genome encodes:
- the LOC114132055 gene encoding glucose dehydrogenase [FAD, quinone], with the protein MASLISGAMNSAALTGAGMIPVFVIGLAYLRYSMYDPESRVIDVQEVLDEYDFIVVGAGSAGAVIANRLSEMQNWTVLLLEAGGDETEISDVPSFVGYLQLSDMDWQYKTAPPSSDNPYCLAMVHDRCNWPRGKVLGGSSVLNAMVYVRGNRRDYDQWAAAGNPGWSYKDVLPYFIKSEDNRNPYLARTKYHRRGGYLTVSEAPWRTPLATAFVSAGEELGYANRDINGEFQNGFMLTQTTTRRGSRCSTAKAFLRPIRLRPNIHVSLRSQVTRVHFSSGIKPRATGVTYLRDGKRRTVTARKEVILSAGAIGSPQLLMVSGVGPADHLNELGIKPLADLKVGHNLQDHVGLGGLTFLIDDPITFKKSRFTTASVALDYIMNERGPLTSSGVEGLAFVNTKYADPSGEFPDIQFHFAPSSVNSDGDQIRKITGLRDAVYNTVYKPLVNAETWTLLPLLLRPKSSGWVRLKTKNPLAHPIIEPNYFAHREDVQVLVDGIRIAFNVSNTAAFRKYNSRPLLTPMPGCKKFELFSDEYWECALRHFTFTIYHPAGTCKMGPDTDPDAVVDHRLRVRGIDGLRVVDASIMPNIISGNPNAPVIMIGEKGADMIKEDWS; encoded by the exons ATGGCGTCGTTGATATCTGGTGCCATGAACAGCGCCGCTTTGACTGGAGCCGGAATGATACCCGTGTTCGTCATCGGTTTGGCGTACCTCCGATATTCAATGTATGATCCTGAATCGCGGGTGATAGATGTTCAAGag GTACTAGACGAATACGATTTCATAGTGGTTGGCGCGGGCTCAGCAGGGGCCGTAATAGCCAACAGGCTGTCGGAGATGCAGAACTGGACGGTGTTGTTGCTGGAGGCCGGCGGCGACGAGACGGAGATATCGGACGTGCCGTCGTTCGTCGGCTACCTGCAACTGTCCGACATGGACTGGCAATACAAGACGGCACCTCCGTCCAGCGACAACCCTTATTGCCTGGCCATGGTGCACGACCGGTGCAACTGGCCCCGAGGCAAAGTGCTTGGTGGCTCGAGCGTGCTCAACGCCATGGTGTACGTGCGGGGCAATCGAAGAGACTACGACCAGTGGGCTGCAGCCGGAAATCCGGGCTGGTCGTACAAGGACGTGTTGCCATACTTCATCAAGTCCGAAGACAACCGAAATCCGTACCTGGCCCGGACAAAGTACCACAGGCGTGGCGGCTACCTGACCGTGTCGGAGGCGCCGTGGAGGACACCTCTCGCCACCGCGTTCGTATCCGCCGGCGAGGAGTTAGGATACGCGAACCGTGACATCAACGGTGAGTTCCAGAACGGGTTCATGCTCACGCAGACCACCACTCGTCGAGGTAGCCGTTGCAGCACAGCCAAAGCGTTCCTCCGGCCGATCCGGCTGCGCCCCAACATTCACGTGTCGCTGCGCAGTCAGGTGACCCGCGTTCATTTTTCCAGCGGTATAAAGCCCCGGGCAACCGGCGTCACGTACTTGCGGGACGGCAAGCGGCGCACGGTTACCGCCCGGAAAGAGGTGATCCTGTCGGCGGGAGCCATCGGGTCGCCGCAGCTGCTCATGGTGTCGGGCGTCGGGCCGGCCGATCACTTGAATGAACTGGGCATCAAACCGCTCGCTGACCTGAAGGTGGGTCACAACCTACAGGACCATGTGGGTCTGGGTGGGTTGACGTTTCTCATCGACGACCCGATCACGTTCAAAAAGTCCAGGTTTACTACCGCGTCCGTGGCCTTAGATTACATAATGAACGAGCGCGGACCTCTGACGTCCAGCGGAGTCGAGGGCCTAGCCTTTGTCAACACTAAGTACGCGGACCCGTCGGGCGAGTTTCCGGACATACAATTCCATTTCGCCCCGAGTTCTGTCAATTCGGACGGTGATCAGATCCGGAAGATCACCGGGCTCCGGGACGCCGTGTACAACACGGTGTACAAGCCGCTGGTGAACGCCGAGACTTGGACGCTGTTGCCGCTGCTTTTACGTCCAAAGAGCTCCGGATGGGTGCGACTCAAGACCAAGAACCCACTGGCCCATCCGATCATCGAACCAAACTATTTCGCACACCGGGAAGATGTCCAGGTGCTGGTGGACGGTATCCGGATCGCGTTCAACGTGTCGAATACAGCTGCGTTCCGGAAATACAACTCCAGGCCGCTGTTGACGCCTATGCCGGGTTGCAAGAAGTTCGAACTGTTCAGTGACGAGTACTGGGAATGCGCTCTCCGGCACTTCACGTTCACCATTTACCATCCGGCCGGAACTTGCAAGATGGGCCCGGACACGGATCCGGACGCGGTGGTCGATCACCGGTTGCGCGTGCGCGGCATCGACGGGCTCCGGGTGGTTGACGCTTCCATTATGCCGAACATAATCAGTGGCAACCCCAATGCGCCGGTCATCATGATCGGCGAAAAAGGCGCGGACATGATCAAAGAAGATTGGTCGTAG
- the LOC114128817 gene encoding glucose dehydrogenase [FAD, quinone]: MVHAGTVLISAIKFATKVAGGGKLLFLPTFLAALAYYNYDLYDPENRLVNEKNLRAEYDFIVVGGGSAGAVVANRLSANPEWNVLLLEAGGHESEITDVPAISLYLHGSKYDWKYKTQPDSSACQAMKGNRCCWTRGKVIGGSSVLNTMLYVRGNKRDYDNWERMGNPGWGFEDVLPYFKKSQDQRNPYLAKNTRYHATGGYLTVQDSPWNTPLGIAFLQAGEEMGYEIRDTNSEIQTGYGLYQFTMRRGYRCSSSKAFLQPIRLRRNLHVALWSHVTKVLIDPDSKRAYGVEFERDGRRRVALAKREVILSAGAINSPQLLMLSGVGPEEHLRSINIPVIHHLPGVGENLMDHVAVGGLVFPIDYPVSLVMNRVVNIPAALRYAVLGEGPLTSSIGLETVAFITTKYGNQSDDWPDIEFMLTSTSTNSDGGTAARKAHCLRDDFYNELLGDLNNKDVFGVFPMLLRPKSRGRVLLRSNNPHQYPLMYHNYFSHPDDLRVLREGVKAAVAVGETTAMKRFGARFHAKPVPGCKTLELFTDEYWECVIRQYTMTIYHMSGTCKMGPPTDPFAVVDPKLRVYGIQGLRVIDASIMPQITNGNINAPTIMIGEKGSDMIINYWNGIDAKRRRRRSANITIS, encoded by the exons ATGGTGCACGCAGGCACAGTGCTCATTAGTGCCATAAAGTTTGCAACCAAGGTGGCCGGAGGTGGAAAGCTACTATTTTTGCCTACTTTCTTGGCCGCTTTAGCCTACTACAATTATGACCTGTACGACCCGGAGAACCGTTTGGTGAACGAGAAAAACCTGAGAGCTGAATATGATTTCATAGTGGTGGGCGGTGGGTCGGCGGGCGCTGTGGTCGCCAACCGTCTGTCCGCGAACCCAGAATGGAACGTACTATTACTGGAAGCCGGAGGACACGAGTCCGAGATAACAGACGTACCAGCCATATCGTTGTACTTACATGGAAGCAAGTACGATTGGAAGTATAAGACGCAGCCGGATAGCTCGGCATGTCAGGCGATGAAGGGTAATCGGTGCTGTTGGACCCGTGGCAAGGTGATCGGCGGCTCCAGCGTGTTAAACACCATGTTGTACGTGCGGGGCAACAAACGAGATTACGACAACTGGGAGAGGATGGGAAACCCTGGTTGGGGGTTCGAGGACGTGCTtccgtattttaaaaaatcgcaAGACCAACGGAATCCGTACTTGGCCAAAAACACGAGATACCACGCAACCGGGGGTTATCTTACCGTTCAAGACTCACCTTGGAATACACCTTTag GTATTGCTTTCTTGCAAGCCGGCGAAGAAATGGGTTACGAGATACGGGACACAAACAGCGAAATTCAGACTGGATACGGGTTGTATCAGTTCACGATGCGTCGGGGTTACAGGTGCAGTTCATCGAAGGCATTTTTGCAACCAATAAGGTTGCGAAGAAATCTTCACGTGGCTTTGTGGTCGCACGTAACGAAAGTGCTCATCGACCCGGACAGTAAACGAGCTTACGGCGTGGAGTTCGAACGGGACGGTCGAAGACGAGTTGCGCTGGCCAAAAGAGAGGTTATATTATCCGCGGGAGCCATCAACAGTCCTCAATTACTTATGCTCTCAG GCGTTGGACCGGAAGAACACCTAAGAAGTATCAATATACCAGTAATCCATCATTTACCTGGCGTTGGTGAAAACCTTATGGATCATGTGGCTGTTGGCGGTCTAGTCTTCCCCATTGACTATCCAGTTAGCTTGGTCATGAACCGTGTAGTCAATATACCGGCAGCCTTaag GTATGCCGTGCTGGGCGAAGGACCACTGACGTCGTCCATCGGACTGGAGACGGTAGCATTTATTACAACCAAATACGGTAACCAGTCGGACGACTGGCCGGACATCGAATTCATGCTGACATCCACGTCGACCAACTCGGACGGCGGAACTGCTGCCCGGAAGGCTCACTGTCTGCGGGACGATTTCTACAACGAGCTGTTGGGAGACCTCAACAACAAGGACGTGTTCGGCGTGTTTCCGATGTTGTTGCGGCCCAAAAGCAGAGGACGAGTACTGCTCCGGAGCAACAACCCGCACCAGTACCCACTGATGTACCACAATTATTTCTCGCACCCAGACGATCTGCGGGTGCTGCGGGAGGGTGTCAAGGCGGCTGTGGCGGTGGGCGAGACGACCGCCATGAAACGATTCGGCGCCCGATTCCACGCCAAGCCGGTGCCCGGTTGCAAGACCCTCGAGCTATTCACCGACGAGTACTGGGAGTGTGTGATTCGTCAGTATACCATGACCATATACCACATGTCGG GCACATGTAAAATGGGACCACCTACCGATCCTTTTGCCGTAGTCGATCCCAAACTCAGAGTATATGGGATTCAGGGTTTGAGAGTGATTGACGCCAGCATTATGCCTCAGATCACAAATGGTAACATCAACGCCCCGACAATAATGATTGGTGAGAAAGGTTCCGACATGATAATCAATTATTGGAATGGTATTGACGCGAAAAGGAGAAGACGAAGGAGTGCCAATATTACCATTAGTTAG